A segment of the Granulicella aggregans genome:
TGGCCGCCCGCAACCAGGAGAAGCTGGCGGAAGTGGCGGCGGAGATCGTAGCTGCGGGTGGAATTGCCCAAGCTTTCGAGCTTGATCTGGCGAGCGAGGACTCGATCAAGGCCTGCTCCAAGGCCGTCATCGCGCACTTCGGCAAGGTCGACATCCTGGTCAACAACGGCGGCATCACGCGTGACATCCTGACCCTGCGCATGAAGAAGAAGGACTGGGACGACGTGATCTCGACCAACCTGACGGGCTCTTTCCTGATGTCGCAGGCAGTGATGAGCTCGATGCTGAAGACGCGCTGGGGCCGGATCGTGAACATTACGTCGGTCGTCGGCGAGATGGGCCAGGCAGGGCAGGCGAACTATGCCGCCTCGAAGGCCGGTCTGATCGGGGTCACGAAGTCGCTGGCGCGGGAGCTTGCCAGCCGGACAATCACGGTCAACGCGGTCGCTCCCGGGTACATCGAAACGGCCATGACAGCCATCCTGACCGACGAGCAACGGACAGCGATGACCCAGCACATTCCGTTGCAGCGGGCGGGAACCGATCAGGATGTCGCCGCGGCCGTCGCCTTTCTTGCGTCCGAGGAGGCGGGATACATCACCG
Coding sequences within it:
- the fabG gene encoding 3-oxoacyl-[acyl-carrier-protein] reductase, which gives rise to MGNLAGRIALVTGASQGIGRACALKLAEAGASVALAARNQEKLAEVAAEIVAAGGIAQAFELDLASEDSIKACSKAVIAHFGKVDILVNNGGITRDILTLRMKKKDWDDVISTNLTGSFLMSQAVMSSMLKTRWGRIVNITSVVGEMGQAGQANYAASKAGLIGVTKSLARELASRTITVNAVAPGYIETAMTAILTDEQRTAMTQHIPLQRAGTDQDVAAAVAFLASEEAGYITGHTLDVNGGMYMG